A genomic segment from Daphnia carinata strain CSIRO-1 chromosome 1, CSIRO_AGI_Dcar_HiC_V3, whole genome shotgun sequence encodes:
- the LOC130692607 gene encoding C-terminal-binding protein-like isoform X2, with protein sequence MDKRKLMPKRPRLDGAVRTGPLNGPLHSRPLVALLDGRDCSIEMPILKDVATVAFCDAQSTSEIHEKVRSEAVGALMWHTITLTKEDLEKFKALRIIVRIGSGVDNIDVKAAGELGIAVCNVPGYGVEEVADSTLCLILNLYRRTYWLANMVREGKKFTGPEQVREAAQGCARIRGDTLGIVGLGRIGSAVALRAKAFGFNVIFYDPYLPDGIERSLGLTRVYTLQDLLFQSDCVSLHCTLNEHNHHLINEYTIKQMRPGAFLVNTARGGLVDESALAQALKDGRIRAAALDVHENEPYNVFQGSPLKEVPNLICTPHAAFYSDVASTELREMAAGEIRRAIVGRIPDSLRNCVNKEYFLGSGPASSAYESSGAPGGGPGGLPSLPAGLNGGYYGALPGVPVQPAHSSAPVGLLGPGGPMSSLVGAPGGPGGLNDRDRERGPSVAHDASTHRMDSASSANSAQALQHPDRIKSPPS encoded by the exons ATGGACAAGCGCAAGCTGATGCCCAAACGGCCGCGGCTGGACGGTGCCGTCAGAACAGGACCACTTAAcg GACCCCTTCATAGCCGACCGTTGGTGGCGCTGCTGGATGGACGGGATTGTTCGATCGAGATGCCCATACTCAAAGATGTAGCTACAGTTGCCTTTTGTGACGCCCAAAGCACTTCCGAAATTCACGAAAAGGTACGTAGT GAAGCTGTCGGTGCGCTGATGTGGCACACGATTACGCTCACCAAGGAAGATCTGGAAAAGTTCAAGGCGCTGAGGATCATTGTTCGCATTGGCAGTGGTGTTGATAACATCGACGTGAAGGCGGCCGGTGAACTGGGAATCGCTGTTTGCAATGTGCCCGGCTATGGTGTGGAAGAAGTGGCCGATTCGACTCTCTGCCTCATCCTAAATCTTTATCGACGCACCTACTGGTTGGCCAACATGGTTCGCGAGGGCAAGAAATTCACCGGGCCCGAACAGGTGCGCGAAGCAGCTCAAGGATGCGCCAGAATTCGTGGGGACACACTTGGCATCGTCGGATTAG GTCGAATCGGATCAGCTGTGGCCTTGCGGGCTAAAGCCTTTGGTTTCAACGTCATCTTTTATGATCCCTATCTTCCAGACGGCATCGAACGCTCTTTGGGACTGACACGGGTCTACACCCTACAA GATTTGCTCTTCCAATCGGATTGCGTTTCTCTTCACTGCACATTGAACGAGCACAACCACCACTTGATCAATGAGTACACCATCAAGCAGATGAGACCAGGCGCCTTTTTAGTCAACACGGCTCGAGGTGGCCTCGTCGACGAATCGGCTTTGGCTCAGGCACTAAAAGACGGACGCATTCGGGCGGCGGCTCTCGATGTCCACGAGAATGAACCCTACAACGTGTTCCAAGGTA GTCCTTTGAAAGAAGTTCCCAATTTGATTTGCACTCCACATGCCGCTTTCTACTCGGACGTGGCCTCGACTGAACTCCGGGAAATGGCAGCGGGGGAAATCCGCCGGGCCATCGTTGGCCGCATCCCCGATTCTTTGCGCAACTGCGTCAACAAG GAATATTTCCTGGGATCTGGACCCGCATCGTCTGCTTACGAGTCGTCGGGGGCTCCAGGGGGTGGACCGGGAGGTCTTCCTTCTCTTCCGGCTGGCTTGAATGGCGGCTATTATGGTGCCCTTCCCGGCGTGCCCGTCCAACCGGCTCATAGCTCGGCTCCTGTTGGCCTCCTAGGCCCTGGTGGACCAATGAGCAGTTTAGTTGGCGCTCCGG GTGGACCTGGTGGTTTGAATGATCGCGATCGAGAGAGGGGACCCAGCGTTGCTCACGACGCATCCACTCATAGAATGGACTCCGCTTCATCAGCCAATTCGGCCCAGGCTCTTCAGCATCCGGATCGGATCAAATCTCCGCCTTCATGA
- the LOC130692607 gene encoding C-terminal-binding protein-like isoform X3, translated as MDKRKLMPKRPRLDGAVRTGPLNGPLHSRPLVALLDGRDCSIEMPILKDVATVAFCDAQSTSEIHEKVLNEAVGALMWHTITLTKEDLEKFKALRIIVRIGSGVDNIDVKAAGELGIAVCNVPGYGVEEVADSTLCLILNLYRRTYWLANMVREGKKFTGPEQVREAAQGCARIRGDTLGIVGLGRIGSAVALRAKAFGFNVIFYDPYLPDGIERSLGLTRVYTLQDLLFQSDCVSLHCTLNEHNHHLINEYTIKQMRPGAFLVNTARGGLVDESALAQALKDGRIRAAALDVHENEPYNVFQEGPLKEVPNLICTPHAAFYSDVASTELREMAAGEIRRAIVGRIPDSLRNCVNKEYFLGSGPASSAYESSGAPGGGPGGLPSLPAGLNGGYYGALPGVPVQPAHSSAPVGLLGPGGPMSSLVGAPGGPGGLNDRDRERGPSVAHDASTHRMDSASSANSAQALQHPDRIKSPPS; from the exons ATGGACAAGCGCAAGCTGATGCCCAAACGGCCGCGGCTGGACGGTGCCGTCAGAACAGGACCACTTAAcg GACCCCTTCATAGCCGACCGTTGGTGGCGCTGCTGGATGGACGGGATTGTTCGATCGAGATGCCCATACTCAAAGATGTAGCTACAGTTGCCTTTTGTGACGCCCAAAGCACTTCCGAAATTCACGAAAAG GTTTTGAACGAAGCTGTCGGTGCGCTGATGTGGCACACGATTACGCTCACCAAGGAAGATCTGGAAAAGTTCAAGGCGCTGAGGATCATTGTTCGCATTGGCAGTGGTGTTGATAACATCGACGTGAAGGCGGCCGGTGAACTGGGAATCGCTGTTTGCAATGTGCCCGGCTATGGTGTGGAAGAAGTGGCCGATTCGACTCTCTGCCTCATCCTAAATCTTTATCGACGCACCTACTGGTTGGCCAACATGGTTCGCGAGGGCAAGAAATTCACCGGGCCCGAACAGGTGCGCGAAGCAGCTCAAGGATGCGCCAGAATTCGTGGGGACACACTTGGCATCGTCGGATTAG GTCGAATCGGATCAGCTGTGGCCTTGCGGGCTAAAGCCTTTGGTTTCAACGTCATCTTTTATGATCCCTATCTTCCAGACGGCATCGAACGCTCTTTGGGACTGACACGGGTCTACACCCTACAA GATTTGCTCTTCCAATCGGATTGCGTTTCTCTTCACTGCACATTGAACGAGCACAACCACCACTTGATCAATGAGTACACCATCAAGCAGATGAGACCAGGCGCCTTTTTAGTCAACACGGCTCGAGGTGGCCTCGTCGACGAATCGGCTTTGGCTCAGGCACTAAAAGACGGACGCATTCGGGCGGCGGCTCTCGATGTCCACGAGAATGAACCCTACAACGTGTTCCAAG AAGGTCCTTTGAAAGAAGTTCCCAATTTGATTTGCACTCCACATGCCGCTTTCTACTCGGACGTGGCCTCGACTGAACTCCGGGAAATGGCAGCGGGGGAAATCCGCCGGGCCATCGTTGGCCGCATCCCCGATTCTTTGCGCAACTGCGTCAACAAG GAATATTTCCTGGGATCTGGACCCGCATCGTCTGCTTACGAGTCGTCGGGGGCTCCAGGGGGTGGACCGGGAGGTCTTCCTTCTCTTCCGGCTGGCTTGAATGGCGGCTATTATGGTGCCCTTCCCGGCGTGCCCGTCCAACCGGCTCATAGCTCGGCTCCTGTTGGCCTCCTAGGCCCTGGTGGACCAATGAGCAGTTTAGTTGGCGCTCCGG GTGGACCTGGTGGTTTGAATGATCGCGATCGAGAGAGGGGACCCAGCGTTGCTCACGACGCATCCACTCATAGAATGGACTCCGCTTCATCAGCCAATTCGGCCCAGGCTCTTCAGCATCCGGATCGGATCAAATCTCCGCCTTCATGA
- the LOC130692607 gene encoding C-terminal-binding protein-like isoform X1 — protein sequence MDKRKLMPKRPRLDGAVRTGPLNGPLHSRPLVALLDGRDCSIEMPILKDVATVAFCDAQSTSEIHEKVLNEAVGALMWHTITLTKEDLEKFKALRIIVRIGSGVDNIDVKAAGELGIAVCNVPGYGVEEVADSTLCLILNLYRRTYWLANMVREGKKFTGPEQVREAAQGCARIRGDTLGIVGLGRIGSAVALRAKAFGFNVIFYDPYLPDGIERSLGLTRVYTLQDLLFQSDCVSLHCTLNEHNHHLINEYTIKQMRPGAFLVNTARGGLVDESALAQALKDGRIRAAALDVHENEPYNVFQGSPLKEVPNLICTPHAAFYSDVASTELREMAAGEIRRAIVGRIPDSLRNCVNKEYFLGSGPASSAYESSGAPGGGPGGLPSLPAGLNGGYYGALPGVPVQPAHSSAPVGLLGPGGPMSSLVGAPGGPGGLNDRDRERGPSVAHDASTHRMDSASSANSAQALQHPDRIKSPPS from the exons ATGGACAAGCGCAAGCTGATGCCCAAACGGCCGCGGCTGGACGGTGCCGTCAGAACAGGACCACTTAAcg GACCCCTTCATAGCCGACCGTTGGTGGCGCTGCTGGATGGACGGGATTGTTCGATCGAGATGCCCATACTCAAAGATGTAGCTACAGTTGCCTTTTGTGACGCCCAAAGCACTTCCGAAATTCACGAAAAG GTTTTGAACGAAGCTGTCGGTGCGCTGATGTGGCACACGATTACGCTCACCAAGGAAGATCTGGAAAAGTTCAAGGCGCTGAGGATCATTGTTCGCATTGGCAGTGGTGTTGATAACATCGACGTGAAGGCGGCCGGTGAACTGGGAATCGCTGTTTGCAATGTGCCCGGCTATGGTGTGGAAGAAGTGGCCGATTCGACTCTCTGCCTCATCCTAAATCTTTATCGACGCACCTACTGGTTGGCCAACATGGTTCGCGAGGGCAAGAAATTCACCGGGCCCGAACAGGTGCGCGAAGCAGCTCAAGGATGCGCCAGAATTCGTGGGGACACACTTGGCATCGTCGGATTAG GTCGAATCGGATCAGCTGTGGCCTTGCGGGCTAAAGCCTTTGGTTTCAACGTCATCTTTTATGATCCCTATCTTCCAGACGGCATCGAACGCTCTTTGGGACTGACACGGGTCTACACCCTACAA GATTTGCTCTTCCAATCGGATTGCGTTTCTCTTCACTGCACATTGAACGAGCACAACCACCACTTGATCAATGAGTACACCATCAAGCAGATGAGACCAGGCGCCTTTTTAGTCAACACGGCTCGAGGTGGCCTCGTCGACGAATCGGCTTTGGCTCAGGCACTAAAAGACGGACGCATTCGGGCGGCGGCTCTCGATGTCCACGAGAATGAACCCTACAACGTGTTCCAAGGTA GTCCTTTGAAAGAAGTTCCCAATTTGATTTGCACTCCACATGCCGCTTTCTACTCGGACGTGGCCTCGACTGAACTCCGGGAAATGGCAGCGGGGGAAATCCGCCGGGCCATCGTTGGCCGCATCCCCGATTCTTTGCGCAACTGCGTCAACAAG GAATATTTCCTGGGATCTGGACCCGCATCGTCTGCTTACGAGTCGTCGGGGGCTCCAGGGGGTGGACCGGGAGGTCTTCCTTCTCTTCCGGCTGGCTTGAATGGCGGCTATTATGGTGCCCTTCCCGGCGTGCCCGTCCAACCGGCTCATAGCTCGGCTCCTGTTGGCCTCCTAGGCCCTGGTGGACCAATGAGCAGTTTAGTTGGCGCTCCGG GTGGACCTGGTGGTTTGAATGATCGCGATCGAGAGAGGGGACCCAGCGTTGCTCACGACGCATCCACTCATAGAATGGACTCCGCTTCATCAGCCAATTCGGCCCAGGCTCTTCAGCATCCGGATCGGATCAAATCTCCGCCTTCATGA
- the LOC130692607 gene encoding C-terminal-binding protein-like isoform X4 — protein sequence MDKRKLMPKRPRLDGAVRTGPLNGPLHSRPLVALLDGRDCSIEMPILKDVATVAFCDAQSTSEIHEKVLNEAVGALMWHTITLTKEDLEKFKALRIIVRIGSGVDNIDVKAAGELGIAVCNVPGYGVEEVADSTLCLILNLYRRTYWLANMVREGKKFTGPEQVREAAQGCARIRGDTLGIVGLGRIGSAVALRAKAFGFNVIFYDPYLPDGIERSLGLTRVYTLQDLLFQSDCVSLHCTLNEHNHHLINEYTIKQMRPGAFLVNTARGGLVDESALAQALKDGRIRAAALDVHENEPYNVFQGPLKEVPNLICTPHAAFYSDVASTELREMAAGEIRRAIVGRIPDSLRNCVNKEYFLGSGPASSAYESSGAPGGGPGGLPSLPAGLNGGYYGALPGVPVQPAHSSAPVGLLGPGGPMSSLVGAPGGPGGLNDRDRERGPSVAHDASTHRMDSASSANSAQALQHPDRIKSPPS from the exons ATGGACAAGCGCAAGCTGATGCCCAAACGGCCGCGGCTGGACGGTGCCGTCAGAACAGGACCACTTAAcg GACCCCTTCATAGCCGACCGTTGGTGGCGCTGCTGGATGGACGGGATTGTTCGATCGAGATGCCCATACTCAAAGATGTAGCTACAGTTGCCTTTTGTGACGCCCAAAGCACTTCCGAAATTCACGAAAAG GTTTTGAACGAAGCTGTCGGTGCGCTGATGTGGCACACGATTACGCTCACCAAGGAAGATCTGGAAAAGTTCAAGGCGCTGAGGATCATTGTTCGCATTGGCAGTGGTGTTGATAACATCGACGTGAAGGCGGCCGGTGAACTGGGAATCGCTGTTTGCAATGTGCCCGGCTATGGTGTGGAAGAAGTGGCCGATTCGACTCTCTGCCTCATCCTAAATCTTTATCGACGCACCTACTGGTTGGCCAACATGGTTCGCGAGGGCAAGAAATTCACCGGGCCCGAACAGGTGCGCGAAGCAGCTCAAGGATGCGCCAGAATTCGTGGGGACACACTTGGCATCGTCGGATTAG GTCGAATCGGATCAGCTGTGGCCTTGCGGGCTAAAGCCTTTGGTTTCAACGTCATCTTTTATGATCCCTATCTTCCAGACGGCATCGAACGCTCTTTGGGACTGACACGGGTCTACACCCTACAA GATTTGCTCTTCCAATCGGATTGCGTTTCTCTTCACTGCACATTGAACGAGCACAACCACCACTTGATCAATGAGTACACCATCAAGCAGATGAGACCAGGCGCCTTTTTAGTCAACACGGCTCGAGGTGGCCTCGTCGACGAATCGGCTTTGGCTCAGGCACTAAAAGACGGACGCATTCGGGCGGCGGCTCTCGATGTCCACGAGAATGAACCCTACAACGTGTTCCAAG GTCCTTTGAAAGAAGTTCCCAATTTGATTTGCACTCCACATGCCGCTTTCTACTCGGACGTGGCCTCGACTGAACTCCGGGAAATGGCAGCGGGGGAAATCCGCCGGGCCATCGTTGGCCGCATCCCCGATTCTTTGCGCAACTGCGTCAACAAG GAATATTTCCTGGGATCTGGACCCGCATCGTCTGCTTACGAGTCGTCGGGGGCTCCAGGGGGTGGACCGGGAGGTCTTCCTTCTCTTCCGGCTGGCTTGAATGGCGGCTATTATGGTGCCCTTCCCGGCGTGCCCGTCCAACCGGCTCATAGCTCGGCTCCTGTTGGCCTCCTAGGCCCTGGTGGACCAATGAGCAGTTTAGTTGGCGCTCCGG GTGGACCTGGTGGTTTGAATGATCGCGATCGAGAGAGGGGACCCAGCGTTGCTCACGACGCATCCACTCATAGAATGGACTCCGCTTCATCAGCCAATTCGGCCCAGGCTCTTCAGCATCCGGATCGGATCAAATCTCCGCCTTCATGA
- the LOC130692591 gene encoding E3 ubiquitin-protein transferase MAEA-like, with amino-acid sequence MADLKSLEHPTLKVPYEVLNKKFRAGQKTVDREVSHVQMSISELEKSLFRTPVQVDQICSLLGATVEKLQTMKRKVEEAISDELEAAQNCKRRVEHLKLGAVGIIPTTDSSITYSLWKKTRVERYLVEHLLRAGHYNTAQKMVEQNPELAELTNLDIFLVARNVELTLAQQQTQAALAWIHDHKSKLRKIKSTLEFHLRQQEFVELIRSDRRMDAVRHARKYLTNMDDVPLEELQHALALLAFPSDTQLSPYKELLDTSRWIALTEEFRQDYFRLYQLAPLSVLAVALQAGLSAMKTPQCYRPVDQRNAECPVCQEPLNKLAERLPHAHCSQSRLICRLSGLPLNEHNLPMMLPNGRVYGEQALRNMAMSNNGMVTCPRTKEVFAIKDAEKVYVM; translated from the exons ATGGCTGATTTGAAGTCTTTAGAGCATCCCACCCTCAAG GTTCCATACGAAGTCCTGAATAAGAAATTTCGTGCTGGACAAAAAACCGTCGACAGGGAAGTGTCCCATGTTCAAATGTCGATCTCTGAACTAGAAAAGAGCTTATTTCGAACACCTGTTCAAGTGGATCAAATATGCAGTCTTCTTGGAGCAACTGTTGAGAAACTACAAACAATGAAACGAAAG GTTGAAGAAGCCATCAGTGATGAGCTGGAAGCAGCTCAGAACTGTAAACGAAGGGTAGAACACCTTAAATTGGGGGCTGTTGGAATTATTCCAACGACTGATTCTTCCATCACATATTCACTCTGGAAAAAAACACGGGTAGAGAGGTATCTGGTTGAACATCTTCTGAGAGCTGGACATTACAACACAG CTCAGAAAATGGTGGAACAAAATCCTGAACTTGCAGAGCTTACTAATTTGGATATCTTTTTGGTTGCCCGAAATGTTGAATTGACACTGGCCCAGCAGCAGACCCAAGCTGCCTTAGCATGGATCCACGATCACAAGAGCAAactaagaaaaataaaatccacTTTGGAATTTCATCTGAGACAACAAGAATTCGTCGAACTCATCAGATCCGATCGTCGAATGGACGCCGTGCGCCATGCCCGAAAGTACTTGACCAATATGGATGACGTTCCATTGGAGGAACTGCAACATGCGCTAGCCCTTCTTGCGTTTCCTTCGGACACTC AGTTATCACCCTACAAAGAACTACTCGATACTTCCCGATGGATTGCTTTAACTGAAGAATTCCGTCAAGATTACTTCCGACTTTATCAGCTGGCTCCTTTGTCCGTCTTGGCAGTCGCGTTGCAAGCTGGACTATCCGCAATGAAAACTCC GCAGTGTTATCGTCCCGTGGACCAGAGAAACGCCGAATGTCCTGTTTGCCAAGAACCTTTGAATAAGTTGGCTGAACGTTTACCTCACGCCCACTGCTCACAGTCACGATTGATCTGTCGTCTTTCTGGCTTGCCCCTCAACGAACATAATTTGCCTATGATGCTACCTAATGGTCGCGTTTACGGAGAACAG GCCTTACGAAATATGGCAATGAGCAACAACGGGATGGTTACCTGTCCACGCACTAAAGAAGTCTTCGCCATCAAGGATGCAGAGAAAGTCTATGTCATGTAG
- the LOC130692605 gene encoding protein TRC8 homolog, whose amino-acid sequence MDTKQIILNFLDILLRVPSLFILDEIFQSNLADLGLYPCTLLPLHKEADFDDVVGDSNHTLSRPLHSVANYDSGVFGNLSQSLINVIEFDGTSSTFFNIDISICQGILGFSLQLALLLSATCAALFTLTLWTKHLVKVYEFLFSLLLVTASYHCNQQASISVATATTLSFRSLWRLDLEAVFRAIPGLFFIICNIATQSVLASGYLVVNFGPSIPALQGLLALSFLVPSLTVMIPLEKNPFPLWCFLLLSLHIASVVWSNFSMVYKEIKDRISYVVSFIRAEGFMALAEAEWLRLNVPLIFRTFWMIRVGIHLYIYVVSSEPGVWAESDNLKTLFKVMLIRGCETLPAILGMSSIFSWFAGKFYVMCQLFLMIPHDEVSHVGPVSAVLFIILAFQNGLSTLQPAARIVRLGRNIVLLLACFLHFVHNAVDPVLMSLAASANPDVTRHARALAVSAGLTVVAFCGLYFLWLTHSISTWLLAVSGFSLEVICKVFASLALYGLFLADAKLSEFWDKLDDHVYRVRFAGRVVEFLVGLFLLCNSAFILIFESGGAIRAVLVGLHAYFNLWCEARVGWKIFTRRRTAVHKIATLETVDQLDQLDDVCAICFHDLKPNGPNNVMVKVTPCRHYFHAVCLRKWLYVQDRCPMCHQTLWSQLHSSSGDPSVGEVIGPRYEADQMQEHLHLD is encoded by the exons ATGGATACCAAACAAATCATTCTTAACTTTTTAGATATTCTTCTCAGGGTACCGTCCCTGTTTATTCTTGATGAAATATTCCAGTCAAATTTAGCAGATCTTGGTTTGTATCCTTGCACGCTTCTACCTCTGCACAAGGAGGCAGATTTTGATGATGTTGTGGGAGATTCAAACCATACATTATCAAGGCCACTTCATTCAGTAGCTAACTATGATTCAGGAGTCTTTGGTAATCTGAGTCAAAGCCTCATCAATGTCATTGAATTTGATGGCACATCATCAACATTCTTCAACATCGACATTTCTATTTGTCAAGGAATTCTGGGCTTCAGCCTTCAACTAGCTCTTTTGCTCTCTG CAACATGTGCAGCATTGTTTACGTTGACTTTATGGACAAAACATCTTGTTAAAGTctatgaatttcttttctcgttgCTGCTTGTAACAGCCAGCTATCATTGTAACCAGCAAGCCTCCATTAGTGTAGCAACAGCAACTACATTATCTTTTCGATCGCTATGGAGACTCGACCTGGAAGCCGTTTTCCGTGCGATTCCtggcttattttttatcatttgtAACATAGCCACTCAGTCAGTGTTGGCATCTGGATATCTGGTGGTCAATTTCGGACCGTCAATTCCTGCATTGCAAGGACTTCTGGCGTTAAGTTTTCTCGTACCTAGTTTGACTGTGATGATTCCTCTGGAGAAAAACCCTTTCCCTCTTTGGTGTTTTCTACTCCTCTCACTTCATATCGCAAGTGTGGTTTGGAGCAACTTTTCCATG GTctataaagaaataaaggatCGGATCTCTTATGTGGTTTCGTTTATTCGGGCAGAAGGATTTATGGCGCTCGCCGAAGCAGAATGGCTCCGATTGAATGTTCCACTTATTTTCCGCACTTTCTGGATGATCCGCGTCGGAATTCATTTGTACATATACGTAGTTTCCTCAGAGCCTGGTGTCTGGGCCGAAAGCGATAACCTAAAAACATTGTTTAAAGTCATGCTTATCCGAGGATGTGAAACCCTACCTGCCATCTTGGGCATGTCATCCATCTTCTCATGGTTTGCCGGAAAG TTCTACGTCATGTGTCAGCTCTTTTTAATGATTCCGCATGACGAAGTTTCCCACGTCGGACCTGTTTCTGCAGTACTATTTATAATCTTAGCCTTTCAAAATGGATTGAGCACTTTGCAGCCAGCTGCTCGTATCGTCCGCTTAGGACGTAATATTGTACTTCTTTTGGCTTGCTTTTTGCACTTTGTACATAACGCAGTCGATCCAGTTTTGATGTCCCTTGCTGCCag TGCCAATCCCGATGTGACTCGTCATGCGCGGGCGTTGGCTGTTAGTGCTGGACTTACAGTAGTCGCATTTTGCGGTCTATACTTTCTCTGGTTGACTCATTCAATCAGTACTTGGCTATTGGCAGTGAGCGGTTTCAGCCTGGAAGTTATATGCAAAGTATTTGCCTCTCTTGCCCTCTATGGACTTTTCCTGGCTGACGCTAAGCTTAGCGAATTCTGGGATAAACTAGATGATCACGTCTACCGTGTCAG gTTTGCTGGTCGCGTTGTAGAGTTTCTAGTCGGTTTGTTCCTCCTTTGCAATTCTGCCTTCATATTGATTTTCGAAAGTGGTGGGGCAATTCGTGCCGTTCTGGTGGGTCTGCACGCTTACTTCAACTTGTGGTGCGAAGCACGAGTCGGGTGGAAAATTTTCACTCGTCGTAGAACAGCTGTTCATAAAATCGCTACACTTGAAACCGTCGATCAATTAGATCAATTGGACGATGTTTGTGCGATTTGCTTTCACGATCTGAAGCCCAACGGCCCCAATAAT GTAATGGTTAAAGTAACTCCGTGCCGACATTACTTTCATGCTGTCTGTCTACGGAAATG GTTGTACGTGCAAGATCGTTGCCCTATGTGCCACCAAACTCTATGGTCGCAACTACATTCTTCCTCCGGGGATCCTTCTGTTGGCGAAGTCATAGGTCCACGTTACGAGGCAGACCAAATGCAAGAACACCTACATCTGGATTAG
- the LOC130692601 gene encoding myosin regulatory light chain 2-like, whose product NIFKSLSKLTFIRQGDVEKKKKKKKKEEEPAPAEAAPAPAPAAAPAASSTKSGSTGGSKKEAKRSGSNVFSMFSQKQVAEFKEGFQLMDRDKDGILGKNDLRATYDELGRIASEKELDEMLNDAPGPINFTMLLTMFADRQSGGADDDEVVIAAFKSFDDGTGHIDGENLRHALMTWGEKFSSKEVDDAFAEMTIDNNNRIDCNALIQMLTSSPAEETEGEAA is encoded by the exons aacattttcaaatcccTTTCTAAACTAACTTTCATTCGACAGGGTGAtgtagagaagaagaagaagaagaagaagaaggaagaggAACCCGCTCCAGCTGAGGCTGCTCCCGCCCCCGCACCCGCTGCTGCTCCTGCAGCA aGCTCGACCAAGTCCGGATCAACCGGTGGCTCCAAGAAGGAGGCCAAGCGCTCTGGCAGTAATGTCTTCTCGATGTTCAGCCAGAAGCAGGTGGCCGAATTCAAGGAAGGCTTCCAGTTGATGGACCGTGACAAGGACGGTATCTTGGGCAAGAACGACCTACGTGCCACCTACGACGAGCTGGGCCGCATCGCCTCCGAAAAGGAACTCGATGAGATGCTGAACGATGCTCCCGGACCCATCAACTTTACTATGCTGTTGACCATGTTCGCCGATAGACAATCTGGCGGTGCTGATGACGATGAAGTTGTCATCGCTGCCTTCAAATCTTTCGATGATGGTACTGGCCACATCGATGGTGAGAACTTGCGACACGCCTTGATGACCTGGGGCGAGAAATTCAGCAGCAAAGAGGTCGATGACGCCTTTGCTGAAATGACCATTGACAACAACAACCGCATCGACTGCAACGCACTCATCCAGATGCTGACCTCCTCTCCAGCTGAGGAAACTGAAGGCGAGGCTGcttaa